Proteins found in one Gemmatimonadota bacterium genomic segment:
- the tsaE gene encoding tRNA (adenosine(37)-N6)-threonylcarbamoyltransferase complex ATPase subunit type 1 TsaE: MHGDAQARSERRRFDTDGPGQTARVGRRLAAWLAPGDTVRVSGNLGAGKTCFIQGICAGLGVAEPVTSPTFTLVNEYVGQLGQPGRVPVAHFDLYRLDDPESVLDLGFDEYLDACVCLVEWGDKFPGIMPSDAVTVHIEIGAGTRRTLEIEGGSELVSDLEAAAR, translated from the coding sequence ATACATGGGGACGCGCAGGCCCGGTCCGAGCGGCGCCGTTTCGACACGGACGGCCCCGGGCAGACCGCGCGGGTCGGGAGACGGCTGGCGGCGTGGCTGGCGCCGGGGGACACGGTGCGGGTGTCCGGTAACCTGGGCGCGGGGAAGACCTGTTTCATCCAGGGGATCTGCGCGGGCCTCGGCGTCGCGGAACCGGTCACGAGTCCCACCTTCACCCTCGTGAACGAATACGTCGGTCAGCTTGGTCAGCCTGGCCGGGTCCCCGTGGCACATTTCGATCTCTACCGCCTGGACGACCCGGAATCGGTGCTGGACCTCGGCTTCGACGAATACCTGGACGCGTGCGTCTGCCTGGTCGAATGGGGAGACAAGTTCCCGGGGATCATGCCGTCCGACGCGGTAACGGTCCACATCGAAATCGGTGCGGGAACGCGGAGAACGCTGGAGATCGAAGGCGGTAGCGAACTGGTGTCCGATCTGGAGGCAGCGGCGCGTTGA
- the serS gene encoding serine--tRNA ligase — protein MLDQRFVRNNPDVVKQAAANKNERVDVDGFLDLDARRRELLQASESLKQRRNTVSDEIASMKRGGEDASARIEEMREVSARIKGIDTDLAELQDSLQSVLERLPNIPHPSVPVGADESANVEVRRWGSTPEVEFERKAHWDLGEALDIIDFQRAGKISGSHFVLFKGEGARLQRALIQFMLDLHIQKHGYTEVIPPYIVNRQSMFGTGQLPKMEEDMYRTDLDDLFLIPTAEVPVTNMHRDEILSEDDLPIYYTAYSPCFRREAGSYGRETRGLIRVHQFDKVEMVKFVRPETSYDELETLVNDAEEVLQLLNIPYRVVSLSTGDLSFAAAKCYDLEAWAPGVDRWLEVSSCSNFEDFQARRSGIRYRNKDGKSQFVHTLNGSGMGMARTLIAVLEHYQTGRGSIRIPEVLIPYMGGLKEIG, from the coding sequence ATGTTAGACCAGCGATTCGTCAGGAATAACCCCGACGTGGTTAAACAGGCGGCGGCGAACAAGAACGAGCGGGTCGACGTCGACGGGTTCCTCGACCTGGATGCCCGGCGTCGGGAACTGCTGCAGGCGAGCGAGTCGCTCAAGCAGCGGCGGAACACCGTGTCCGACGAAATCGCCTCGATGAAACGCGGCGGTGAAGACGCATCCGCCCGGATCGAGGAGATGCGGGAGGTGTCCGCGCGCATCAAGGGTATCGACACCGATCTGGCCGAACTCCAGGACAGCCTGCAGTCCGTGCTCGAGCGCCTGCCCAACATACCCCATCCCTCGGTGCCGGTCGGCGCCGACGAAAGCGCCAATGTGGAGGTGCGCCGTTGGGGATCCACGCCCGAGGTGGAATTCGAACGCAAGGCCCACTGGGACCTCGGAGAAGCGCTCGACATCATCGACTTTCAAAGGGCGGGCAAGATATCGGGCAGCCACTTCGTCCTCTTCAAGGGCGAGGGCGCGCGGCTGCAGCGCGCGCTGATCCAGTTCATGCTCGACCTCCACATCCAGAAGCATGGGTACACGGAAGTCATTCCGCCCTACATCGTAAACCGCCAGAGCATGTTCGGTACGGGCCAGCTGCCGAAGATGGAAGAGGACATGTACCGGACCGACCTGGACGACCTGTTCCTCATTCCCACGGCGGAAGTCCCGGTGACCAACATGCACCGCGACGAAATCCTCTCCGAGGACGACCTGCCCATCTACTACACGGCCTACAGCCCCTGCTTCCGCCGCGAGGCCGGTTCCTACGGGCGGGAGACCCGCGGCCTGATCCGGGTGCACCAGTTCGACAAGGTGGAGATGGTCAAATTCGTCCGTCCCGAGACCTCCTACGATGAACTGGAGACGCTGGTGAACGACGCGGAGGAAGTGCTGCAGTTGCTGAATATCCCGTACCGCGTGGTTTCGCTGAGCACGGGCGACCTGAGTTTCGCGGCGGCCAAGTGCTATGACCTGGAAGCCTGGGCGCCCGGGGTAGACCGGTGGCTGGAGGTCTCTTCCTGCAGCAATTTCGAGGACTTCCAGGCGCGGAGAAGCGGAATCCGGTACCGGAACAAGGACGGGAAGAGCCAGTTCGTGCATACCCTGAACGGATCGGGCATGGGCATGGCGCGGACCCTCATCGCGGTGCTGGAGCACTACCAGACCGGGCGCGGCAGCATCCGCATCCCGGAGGTGCTGATCCCCTACATGGGGGGATTGAAGGAAATCGGTTGA
- the lon gene encoding endopeptidase La: MITLKRNEPITFDDKLPLIPLREVVVFPYMEYPLIIARDASIKALEHGVNNDRLLFLTAQRNPDIEQPAKEDVHRTGIVARILQVVKLPNGLIRVLVEGIVRARIVRFLSTDPYMRVKITLVEEAGDTEAEVQARLRTVVDQFTEYIKLNQQAPDEILLSLQNMDDAQRLVDTMSAFIQQSPQVKQRLIEAPSIIEQLDELAALLATELEILEIKNQLDGEVRDRITKSQREFFLQEQMRVIKQELGELEDLPENPDGLAQQIADAKMPKEAHEKAMNELEKLQQMHPTSPEATVIRNYLEWLVEVPWRKRTRDSRDIARVASVLDADHYGLEKPKEHILEYLSVIQLTRHLKGPILCLVGPPGVGKTSLGRSVARAMGRKFVRMSLGGVHDEAEIRGHRRTYIGSMPGRIIQAMRRAKSVNPVILLDEVDKLGRDVRGDPASALLEVLDPEQNSAFNDHYLEVDYDLSRVLFITTANTTETIPPALNDRMEILELPGYLETQKLAIAKEFLVPKQIEAHGLKKERVTFRKDALLAIIREYTREAGVRGLERHIAAVCRKLARKVVEGRSGKRMQVTRNQLSGYLGVPRYLDSEVVKQDSVGIATGLAWTQSGGDILTIEVSVLNRRGAGRLTLTGQLGEVMQESAHAALTYARSRAASLGLEPDFYKNVEIHVHMPEGAIPKDGPSAGITIATALCSALTGVPVRCDIAMTGEITLRGNVLPIGGLNEKLIAALRAGIKEVAIPLRNRKDLVDVPPEVKDGIEIIPVSTMDEVLKRTMGMTVVESRVPALLPAQSVTQPSIKPV; this comes from the coding sequence ATGATCACCCTGAAACGCAACGAACCCATCACATTCGACGACAAGCTGCCGCTCATCCCCCTCCGTGAAGTGGTCGTGTTCCCCTACATGGAATACCCCCTCATCATTGCGCGGGACGCTTCCATCAAGGCCCTAGAGCACGGGGTCAACAACGACAGGCTGCTCTTCCTGACCGCCCAGCGGAACCCGGATATCGAGCAGCCCGCGAAAGAGGACGTGCACCGGACCGGCATCGTGGCCCGCATCCTGCAGGTGGTGAAACTGCCCAACGGCCTGATCCGCGTGCTCGTCGAGGGGATCGTCCGCGCGCGGATCGTACGGTTCCTGTCCACGGACCCGTACATGCGGGTGAAGATCACCCTGGTGGAGGAGGCGGGGGACACCGAGGCGGAGGTGCAGGCGAGACTGCGGACCGTCGTGGACCAGTTCACGGAGTACATCAAGCTGAACCAGCAGGCGCCCGACGAGATCCTGCTGTCCCTGCAGAACATGGACGACGCCCAGCGCCTGGTGGATACGATGTCGGCCTTCATCCAGCAGAGCCCCCAGGTCAAGCAACGGCTCATCGAAGCGCCGTCGATCATCGAGCAGCTCGATGAGCTGGCGGCCCTCCTGGCCACGGAACTGGAGATCCTGGAGATCAAGAACCAGCTCGACGGGGAAGTCCGGGACCGCATAACCAAGTCGCAGCGGGAATTCTTTCTCCAGGAACAGATGCGCGTGATCAAACAGGAACTGGGCGAACTGGAGGACCTGCCGGAGAACCCGGACGGCCTGGCCCAGCAGATCGCGGACGCGAAGATGCCCAAGGAAGCCCACGAAAAGGCCATGAACGAGCTGGAGAAGCTCCAGCAGATGCACCCGACTTCACCCGAAGCGACGGTGATCCGGAACTACCTGGAATGGCTCGTCGAGGTCCCGTGGAGGAAACGCACACGGGACAGCCGGGACATCGCCCGGGTGGCGTCCGTGCTCGACGCCGATCACTACGGGCTGGAAAAACCCAAGGAACACATCCTCGAGTACCTGTCGGTCATCCAGTTGACGCGGCACCTTAAGGGACCGATCCTGTGCCTGGTCGGCCCGCCCGGCGTGGGCAAGACCTCCCTCGGCCGTTCGGTCGCGCGCGCCATGGGCCGCAAGTTCGTCCGTATGTCCCTCGGCGGCGTGCACGACGAGGCGGAGATCAGGGGGCATCGCCGGACCTACATCGGTTCCATGCCCGGACGCATCATTCAGGCGATGCGCCGAGCCAAGTCGGTCAATCCCGTCATCCTGCTCGACGAGGTGGACAAACTCGGCCGGGACGTGCGCGGCGACCCCGCGTCGGCCCTGCTCGAGGTGCTGGACCCCGAACAGAACAGTGCCTTCAACGACCACTACCTGGAAGTGGACTACGACCTGTCCCGGGTACTGTTCATCACGACGGCCAACACCACCGAGACCATCCCCCCGGCACTGAACGACCGCATGGAGATCCTCGAGCTGCCCGGTTATCTCGAAACGCAGAAACTGGCCATCGCGAAGGAGTTCCTCGTGCCGAAGCAGATCGAGGCCCACGGACTGAAGAAGGAACGCGTCACGTTCAGGAAGGACGCCCTGCTGGCCATCATCCGGGAATACACCCGCGAGGCCGGCGTCCGGGGACTTGAACGCCACATCGCCGCGGTCTGCCGCAAGCTGGCCCGCAAGGTGGTGGAAGGAAGGTCCGGCAAGCGGATGCAGGTTACGCGCAATCAGCTTTCAGGCTACCTCGGCGTTCCGCGCTACCTGGACTCCGAAGTGGTGAAACAGGACTCGGTGGGGATCGCCACGGGGCTTGCGTGGACGCAGTCGGGCGGCGACATCCTCACCATCGAGGTCAGTGTACTGAACCGCCGCGGCGCCGGGAGACTGACGCTGACGGGCCAGTTGGGGGAAGTGATGCAGGAGTCGGCCCACGCGGCGCTCACCTACGCCCGGTCCAGGGCGGCCTCGCTGGGACTCGAGCCGGATTTCTACAAGAACGTCGAGATCCACGTGCACATGCCCGAAGGCGCCATCCCCAAGGACGGACCGTCCGCGGGCATCACGATCGCGACGGCACTCTGTTCGGCCCTGACCGGCGTGCCGGTCCGGTGCGACATCGCCATGACGGGCGAGATCACGCTCCGGGGGAACGTCCTGCCCATCGGCGGACTGAACGAGAAACTGATCGCCGCGCTCCGGGCCGGCATCAAGGAAGTGGCGATTCCGCTCCGAAACCGGAAGGACCTGGTGGACGTGCCGCCCGAGGTGAAGGACGGGATCGAAATCATCCCCGTATCGACCATGGACGAAGTCCTGAAACGGACCATGGGCATGACGGTCGTAGAATCCCGCGTGCCCGCCCTGCTTCCCGCCCAGTCCGTCACTCAGCCGTCCATCAAGCCGGTCTAG
- a CDS encoding TIGR02757 family protein, with protein sequence MGAPRRRTAAVLCRTGAGPVQDWYGTGTNRVTGIATYGYIQVKSVQVKPHTPSPDRTLAFKPGPQHGHFPMTRIDWTAIGNRLDDLYRSFDPSMISPDPLEVVRRFEGPEDQEIAGLVAASLAYGRAETITAAAGEALRRMGDAPWDFVMGFDLGRDGGRFDGFVYRWTRGRDLSMLAAVMGKALRRYGSLGALFAAGHRQSDAHTGPALAHFTDTLLGFAREIRPGERHGTKTGFRYLLPSPVSGSACKRMNLYVRWMVRQEAPDLGLWPRILPARLVMPIDTHVARISRRLGLTSRKQADWKMAEEVTRALSRFDPEDPVKYDFALCHWGMLEYRNR encoded by the coding sequence ATGGGGGCGCCTCGCCGCCGGACCGCGGCCGTCCTCTGCAGGACCGGTGCAGGCCCAGTGCAGGACTGGTACGGAACCGGCACGAATCGGGTTACGGGAATTGCAACATACGGATATATTCAAGTCAAATCGGTTCAAGTCAAGCCGCATACGCCATCTCCTGACCGGACCCTGGCTTTTAAACCTGGCCCGCAACACGGACATTTCCCCATGACGCGTATCGATTGGACCGCGATCGGAAACCGGCTGGATGACCTGTATCGTTCCTTCGATCCTTCCATGATCTCGCCCGATCCGCTCGAAGTGGTGAGACGCTTCGAAGGTCCGGAAGACCAGGAGATCGCCGGGCTGGTCGCGGCTTCGCTGGCCTACGGCCGGGCCGAAACGATCACGGCCGCGGCCGGCGAGGCGTTGCGGAGGATGGGAGACGCGCCCTGGGACTTCGTCATGGGATTCGACCTCGGGCGGGACGGCGGACGATTCGACGGATTCGTATACCGTTGGACGCGGGGACGGGACCTGTCGATGCTGGCCGCCGTCATGGGGAAGGCACTGCGGCGGTACGGCTCCCTCGGCGCGCTCTTCGCCGCGGGCCACCGCCAGTCGGATGCCCACACGGGTCCCGCGCTTGCCCATTTCACCGATACGCTGCTCGGATTCGCGCGGGAGATCCGCCCCGGGGAGCGGCACGGGACGAAAACGGGGTTCCGCTACCTGTTGCCCTCCCCGGTTTCGGGAAGCGCCTGCAAGCGGATGAACCTCTACGTCCGGTGGATGGTCCGGCAGGAAGCCCCGGACCTGGGCCTCTGGCCGCGTATACTTCCCGCCCGCCTGGTGATGCCGATCGACACCCACGTGGCGCGGATCTCAAGGCGGCTGGGCCTTACGTCCCGGAAGCAGGCGGACTGGAAGATGGCCGAGGAGGTCACGCGGGCGTTGAGCAGGTTCGACCCGGAAGACCCGGTAAAATACGACTTCGCCCTTTGCCACTGGGGCATGCTGGAGTACAGGAACCGCTGA
- the holA gene encoding DNA polymerase III subunit delta: MNPEQLIQQIDRGRIEAVYFFSGDEAYRKEEAVDTLVARVVEPGTEAFCVDVLRGDESDAAAILTSASLVPMMADRRVVVVRDFHKLPQKDREAVADYAERPAPSTVLVLEAPRVNLKTRLYERLAAAAVSVVFYPLFPERVPAWLQQQAKRYGKRLTPEAAHQMQEIVGTDLGELAGEVEKLAVFVGGRDTIAAGDVESTLGPVRAGTVFDIAEAVGEKDLARALVAYERAIDGGDAPQAIVALFVRHLVILWKIRFLKRDRRTDDDIKKKLQLGWGFNRFYNRYAAQSRLLAGRDLLSGFEALYEADTALKSSALPPELVMRRLLYTLCTGHAA, encoded by the coding sequence ATGAACCCCGAGCAGTTGATTCAGCAAATAGACCGAGGCCGGATCGAAGCGGTATACTTCTTCTCCGGCGACGAGGCGTACCGGAAGGAAGAGGCCGTGGATACGCTGGTCGCCCGTGTCGTCGAGCCGGGGACGGAGGCGTTCTGCGTGGACGTGCTTCGCGGCGACGAAAGCGACGCAGCGGCGATATTGACCTCTGCCTCCCTCGTGCCCATGATGGCCGACCGCAGGGTGGTCGTCGTCAGGGATTTCCACAAGTTGCCGCAAAAGGACCGGGAAGCCGTGGCCGACTACGCGGAGCGACCCGCGCCGAGTACGGTCCTGGTGCTCGAGGCGCCCAGGGTGAACCTGAAGACCAGGCTGTACGAACGGCTGGCGGCGGCGGCGGTCTCGGTGGTGTTCTACCCGCTGTTTCCGGAGAGGGTCCCTGCCTGGCTTCAGCAGCAGGCGAAGCGTTACGGAAAGCGGCTGACCCCGGAGGCCGCGCACCAGATGCAGGAAATCGTGGGGACGGACCTGGGGGAACTGGCCGGAGAGGTGGAGAAACTGGCCGTGTTCGTCGGCGGCAGGGATACGATTGCGGCCGGCGACGTGGAGAGTACGCTCGGACCCGTTCGCGCGGGAACGGTATTCGACATCGCCGAGGCCGTCGGCGAGAAGGACCTCGCCCGGGCGCTGGTGGCCTACGAGCGTGCGATTGACGGCGGCGACGCGCCCCAGGCCATCGTGGCGCTCTTCGTCCGCCACCTGGTGATCCTCTGGAAGATCAGGTTCCTGAAAAGGGACCGCCGGACGGATGACGACATCAAGAAGAAGCTGCAGCTGGGATGGGGGTTCAACCGGTTCTACAACCGCTATGCCGCGCAGTCCAGGCTGCTGGCGGGCCGGGATCTGCTCAGCGGGTTCGAGGCGCTCTACGAAGCCGATACGGCCCTGAAATCCAGCGCGTTGCCGCCCGAACTCGTCATGCGGCGGCTGTTGTATACGTTGTGCACCGGGCACGCGGCATAG
- the rsgA gene encoding ribosome small subunit-dependent GTPase A, translated as MGAAIVKSTEGIVIREHRGVFDVETRHGIFACALRSRMKKALIYPERDNQHHSVEQVGRIDAVNPVAIGDRVRVVEDQGETGAIEEVLPRRSKLSRLAPGKRRVEQIMIANADHLVAVFSVRDPRPNLQLLDRLLVAAEAGNLAPVVCLNKIDLSKDGDPDIAAIYERCGFRVIPASAVTREGVDLLKATLRNRVSAIAGPSGAGKTSLLNAMQPGLGLRVREVNRTTGRGRHTTTYLAAHRLDAGGLVIDSPGIREFSLWDVSPRELPELFPDMRGHLAGCRFHDCTHVHEPDCTLRAALSAGAVSRERYESYVALRKELDGGQ; from the coding sequence ATGGGCGCCGCGATTGTGAAATCGACCGAAGGCATCGTAATCAGGGAACACCGGGGCGTGTTCGACGTGGAGACCCGGCACGGGATCTTCGCCTGCGCGTTGCGCAGCAGGATGAAGAAGGCGCTGATCTATCCGGAACGGGACAACCAGCATCACTCCGTGGAGCAGGTCGGTCGTATCGACGCGGTGAATCCCGTGGCCATCGGTGATCGCGTGCGCGTCGTGGAGGACCAGGGCGAGACCGGCGCCATAGAGGAAGTGCTTCCGCGCCGTTCCAAACTCTCCCGACTCGCCCCCGGCAAGCGGCGCGTCGAACAGATCATGATCGCCAACGCCGACCATCTCGTCGCCGTCTTCTCGGTGCGGGACCCGCGTCCGAACCTGCAGCTGCTGGACCGCCTGCTCGTGGCCGCGGAAGCCGGCAACCTCGCCCCGGTCGTCTGCCTGAACAAGATCGATCTGTCGAAGGACGGGGACCCGGACATCGCGGCGATCTACGAACGGTGCGGGTTCCGCGTCATCCCGGCCAGCGCCGTGACACGGGAAGGGGTCGACCTGCTGAAGGCCACGCTGCGGAACCGGGTATCCGCGATCGCGGGCCCGTCCGGCGCGGGGAAGACCTCCCTGCTCAACGCCATGCAACCCGGCCTCGGGCTGCGGGTCCGCGAGGTGAACCGGACGACGGGCCGCGGCCGGCACACCACCACCTATCTCGCCGCGCACCGGCTCGATGCGGGGGGCCTGGTGATCGACTCTCCGGGTATCCGGGAATTCAGCCTGTGGGACGTCTCGCCGCGTGAGCTTCCGGAGTTGTTCCCCGACATGCGCGGCCACCTGGCGGGCTGCAGGTTTCACGACTGCACGCACGTTCACGAACCGGATTGTACCCTGCGGGCCGCCCTGTCGGCGGGCGCCGTGTCCCGGGAGCGTTACGAAAGCTACGTCGCGTTGCGTAAAGAATTGGATGGCGGGCAGTAG